One Fusarium falciforme chromosome 1, complete sequence genomic window carries:
- a CDS encoding L-arabinitol 4-dehydrogenase encodes MSPSAVDAPATADVKTTFKPNIGVYTNPNHDLWVNAAEPSAESVKSGADLKQGEVSVAIRSTGICGSDVHFWHAGCIGPMIVEGDHILGHESAGEVVAVHPSVTHLKVGDRVAVEPNIPCGTCEPCLTGRYNGCETVQFLSTPPVPGMLRRYINHPAVWCHKIGNMSYENGAMLEPLSVALAGMQRAQVSLGDPVLICGAGPIGLITLLCSAAAGASPIVITDISESRLAFAKELCPRVITHKVERLSAEDSAKAIVNSFGGVEPTIALECTGVESSIAAAIWSVKFGGKVFIIGVGKNEINIPFMRASVREVDIQLQYRYCNTWPRAIRLVESGVIDLSKLVTHRFKLEDALKAFETSADPKSGSIKVMIQSLD; translated from the exons ATGAGCCCCTCAGCAGTCGATGCCCCCGCGACCGCGGACGTCAAGACGACCTTCAAACCCAACATTGGTGTCTACACAAACCCCAACCATGACCTCTGGGTGAACGCCGCTGAGCCCAGCGCCGAGAGCGTCAAGTCCGGCGCCGACCTGAAGCAGGGCGAGGTCAGTGTTGCTATCCGAAGCACTGGTATCTGCGG CTCCGATGTTCACTTCTGGCATGCTGGTTGCATTGGCCCTATGATCGTCGAGGGTGACCACATCCTTGGCCACGAGTCTGCCGGCGAGGTTGTCGCTGTGCACCCCTCCGTCACCCATCTCAAGGTGGGCGACAGGGTCGCCGTCGAGCCCAACATCCCCTGCGGTACCTGCGAGCCTTGCCTCACTGGCCGATACAATGGTTGCGAGACTGTCCAGTTCCTCTCCACCCCTCCCGTCCCCGGCATGCTTCGCCGATACATCAACCACCCTGCCGTCTGGTGCCACAAGATTGGAAACATGTCGTATGAGAACGGTGCCATGCTCGAGCCCCTCAGCGTTGCCCTGGCTGGCATGCAGAGAGCCCAGGTTTCCTTGGGAGACCCCGTCCTGATCTGCGGTGCTGGTCCCATCGGCTTGATCACTCTGCTCTGCTCCGCCGCTGCTGGTGCCTCACCCATCGTCATCACTGATATCTCTGAGAGCCGATTGGCGTTTGCCAAGGAGCTCTGCCCTCGAGTCATCACCCACAAGGTCGAGAGGCTGTCTGCTGAGGATTCCGCAAAGGCCATTGTCAACTCGTTTGGCGGCGTTGAGCCCACCATTGCCCTCGAGTGCACTGGTGTTGAGAGCAGCATTGCGGCTGCTATCTGGTCGGTCAAGTTCGGCGGCAaggtcttcatcatcggtgTTGGAAAGAACGAGATCAACATCCCCTTCATGCGCGCCAGTGTGCGCGAGGTTGATATTCAGCTGCAGTACCGATACTGCAACACCTGGCCTCGGGCCATTCGTCTGGTGGAGAGCGGTGTAATTGACCTGTCCAAGCTGGTCACCCACCGTTTCAAGCTGGAGGATGCGCTCAAGGCCTTTGAGACCTCGGCCGATCCCAAGAGCGGGTCGATCAAGGTCATGATCCAGAGCTTGGATTAG